The proteins below come from a single Azospirillum thiophilum genomic window:
- a CDS encoding periplasmic nitrate reductase, NapE protein, producing MRPTNPSLSQPSDRKAEDFAPAPTRRAEGLMFLWLAVLVWPLIAVGTVSAYGFSIWIYQILTH from the coding sequence ATGAGGCCGACCAACCCCTCCCTGTCCCAGCCGTCCGACCGCAAGGCGGAGGATTTCGCGCCGGCCCCGACCCGCCGGGCCGAAGGGCTGATGTTCCTGTGGCTGGCGGTGCTGGTCTGGCCGTTGATCGCCGTCGGCACCGTCTCCGCCTACGGCTTCTCGATCTGGATCTACCAGATCCTCACGCACTGA
- a CDS encoding MgtC/SapB family protein, with translation MDVLLSYWSPAALATNGLILLHLLGALAVGLLLGYERSFHGRAAGMRTYGLVCLASAALTVVNAYPAMWFGGMGGSGHGAVPGISDPTRVIQGIVTGIGFLGAGVIMREGLSIRGLSTAASIWATSAIGIVIGLGFYAVAIAAALLTILVMSLLRPIERLLPHRSVMHLTLVFSRDKAPSPEDLRVEARKQGFEVVDWAFHLANGSGLFECQLVLQGKGDPDPMELVRSLGTADSVVGFKLSPSRI, from the coding sequence ATGGACGTGCTGCTCTCCTACTGGTCGCCGGCCGCGCTGGCGACCAACGGCCTGATCCTGCTGCATCTGCTGGGGGCGCTGGCGGTCGGGCTGCTGCTGGGCTACGAGCGCAGCTTCCACGGGCGGGCGGCGGGGATGCGGACCTATGGGCTGGTCTGCCTGGCATCGGCCGCGCTGACCGTGGTCAACGCCTATCCCGCCATGTGGTTCGGCGGCATGGGGGGGAGCGGTCATGGCGCCGTCCCTGGAATCAGCGATCCGACCCGGGTGATCCAAGGCATCGTCACCGGCATCGGATTTCTCGGCGCCGGGGTGATCATGCGCGAGGGGCTGTCGATCCGCGGCCTGTCCACCGCCGCTTCGATCTGGGCGACATCGGCCATCGGCATCGTCATCGGGCTCGGCTTCTATGCGGTCGCCATCGCCGCCGCCCTCCTGACCATCCTGGTGATGAGCCTGCTGCGGCCGATCGAGCGGCTGCTGCCCCACCGGTCGGTCATGCATCTGACGCTGGTCTTCAGCCGCGACAAGGCGCCGTCGCCGGAGGATTTGCGGGTCGAGGCCAGGAAGCAGGGATTCGAGGTGGTCGACTGGGCCTTCCATCTCGCCAACGGCAGCGGCCTGTTCGAATGCCAGCTGGTCCTGCAGGGCAAGGGCGATCCCGATCCGATGGAGCTGGTGCGTTCGCTTGGAACCGCCGATAGCGTGGTTGGGTTCAAGCTGTCGCCGTCGAGAATCTGA
- a CDS encoding chaperone NapD has translation MPRAPEIHISSLVIQHSPDRTDAVRAAAATVAGLDWCAAENGKAVVTLVTASAAEVVDRIALLNAVPGVHSTTMVYHHYEPADAIDAA, from the coding sequence ATGCCCCGCGCTCCCGAGATCCACATCTCCAGCCTCGTCATCCAGCACAGCCCCGACCGCACCGACGCGGTGCGCGCGGCGGCGGCGACCGTCGCCGGGCTGGACTGGTGCGCGGCGGAGAACGGCAAGGCGGTGGTGACGCTGGTCACCGCCAGCGCCGCCGAGGTGGTGGACCGCATCGCCCTGCTGAACGCCGTCCCCGGCGTCCACAGCACCACCATGGTCTACCACCATTACGAACCCGCGGACGCGATCGACGCGGCCTGA